A window of Microbispora hainanensis genomic DNA:
CGCGCCGGCCGTTTTCCGCGCGTTTTCGCGGCGGCCCCGCAGGCCCGCTGATCTGCGAGGACTCCATGACGACCACGGCCGGCTCCGGTGGGGGGCGTGGGGGCGATTTCGCTCACCCCTCTGGACAAGAACTTAGGTAAGGGTAACCTAACTACCGATCAACCCCAAAGACCCCCGGGTCAACGCAAGAGAAAGACGAACCGTGCGATACCTGAACTCCCCCATGCCCCGTCGCGGCTTCTTCGCGGCGGGCGGAGCGGCCGTACTCACCCTGGCGCTCGCCGCCTGCGGGTCGAGCGATCCGGCACCCTCCTCCGCAGGTCAGAGCGCGAAATCGTGGTCTTTCGTGGACGACAGGAAGGAGACCGTCACGGCCGCGGCCGTCCCGTCGCGGATCGTGGCGTTCACCGGGACGGCCGCCGCGCTCGTCGACTACGGGCTGCAGGACAAGATCGTCGGTGTCTTCGGCGAGACCAAGCGCGCCGACGGCTCGCCCGAGCCGCAGGCCGGCGACCTCGACGTGAACAAGGTCACGATCCTCGGCAACGTCTGGGGCGAGTTCAACATCGAGAAGTACGCCGCGCTGCGTCCCGACCTTCTCGTCACGCACATGTACGACCCCGGTGCCCTGTGGTATGTCCCCGACGAGAGCAAGGACAAGATCGTCAAGCTGGCCCCGACCGTGGCCGTCAGCGTGGCCCGGGTGCCGATGACCGAGCCGATCGAGCGGTACGCCGCCCTCGCCGAGTCGCTGGGCGCGGACCTCGGCGCACCGAAGGTCACCGAGGCCAAGGCCAGGTTCGAGGCCGCCGCCGAGAGCGTGCGCAAGGCGGTCGCCGACAACCCCGGCATCAAGGTGCTGGCCGCCTCCGGCAGCCCCGACGTGCTGTACGTCTCCAACCCCGAGGTCAACACCGACCTCATGTACTTCGCCCAGCTCGGGGTCGAGATCGTCAAGCCTGACAAGCCCGGTGACGGCGGCTACTACGAGAACCTGAGCTGGGAGAACGCCGACAAGTACGACGCCGATCTGATCCTGCTCGACAACCGCAGCACCGCGCTGCAGCCCAAGGACCTGACGTCGAAGCCGTCCTGGGCCAAGCTGCCCGCCGTCAAGGCAGGCCAGATCATCGGCTGGGACCCCGTGCCGCGCTTCTCGTACGCCGGAGCCGCCCCGATCCTGGAGGGCCTGGCGACGGCGATCAGGAACGCCGAGAAGCTCGGCTGACCCCACTCCGGAACCCGGGGACACGTGTCGACTCCCAAAAGTTAGGTTCGCCTACCCTAACTTCTTCACGGTAAGGATGACAATGACCTCTCCCCATGCCGGGACCGTGCGGCCGTACCTCTTCAACGACCGCACGGTGGAGGGATACCGGCGGGCGATGACCGAGGCGACCGCGCGGGTGGCCGACCGGATCCGCCGCGCCGACCGGCCGTTCAGCGGCGTGTCCCCGGAACGGCTCGCGCCGGAGATCGCCGCGATCGACCTCGAACGGCCGCTGCACGACCACGCCGCCGCCCTCGACGAGCTCGAACGGGTCTACCTGCGCGACGCCGTCTATTTCCACCACCCCCGCTATCTGGCCCACCTCAACTGCCCGGTGGTGATCCCCGCGCTGCTGGGAGAGGCCGTGTTGTCCGCGGTGAACTCCTCACTCGACACCTGGGACCAGAGCGCGGGCGGCACGCTCATCGAGCGCCGCCTGATCGATTGGACGGCCGGCCGGATCGGCTTCGGACCCGCCGCCGACGGCGTCTTCACCAGCGGCGGCACCCAGTCGAACCTCCACGCCCTGCTGCTCGCCCGCGAGGAGGCCCGTACGGAGGCCCCACCGGCGCGGCTGCGCGTGATCACCTCGGAGGCCGGGCACTTCAGCGTGCGCAAGGCGGCCGACCTGCTCGGGCTCGGGCCCGACGCCGTCGTCACCGTGGAGACCGACGGCGAACGGCGGATGCGGCCGGCCGCGCTCGCCCGCGAGCTCGACCGATGCCACCGCGCCGGGCAGGTGGTCATGGCCGTGGTGGCCACCGCGGGCACCACCGACTTCGGCTCGATCGACCCCCTGCCGGAGATCGCCGCGCTGTGCGAGGCCGCCGGGGTGTGGCTGCACGTCGACGCGGCCTACGGCTGCGGGCTGCTGGTCTCCCGCAGGCGGCGGCACCTGCTCGACGGCATCGAGCGGGCCGACTCGGTCACCGTCGACTTCCACAAGTCCTTCTTCCAGCCGGTCAGCTCCAGCGCCGTGCTGGTGCGCGACGGCGCGATGCTGCGGCACGCGGCCCACCACGCCGACTACCTCAATCCCCGGCGGATGGCCGAGCGCGGCATCCCCAACCAGGTGGACAAGAGCCTGCAGACCACTCGCCGCTTCGACGCGCTCAAGCTCTGGCTGACGCTGCGGATCATGGGCCCGGACGCGGTCGGCGAGCTGTTCGACGAGGTCGTGGACCGCGCGGCGGAGGCGTACGACCTGATCGCGGCGGACCCGCGCTTCGAGATCGTCACGCGGTCGCCGCTGAGCACGCTGGTCTTCCGCTACCTGCCGCCGGACGGCCCGCGGCACGGAGGCCTGGGCCGCAAGCTCGCCGACGACGCCAACCTGTACGCCCGGGAGGCGCTGGCCGCCTCCGGCGAGGCCGTCGTCGCGGGCACCACGGTCGACGGCCGCCACTACCTGAAGCTCACCCTGCTCAACCCGGAGACCACGCTGGACGACGTCGCGCACGTCCTCGACCTCCTCGCCGGACACGCCCAGCGGTACGTGGACGACCTGGCTCCGCTCACCGAGGAGGTGACGCATGTCTGCTCATGACTTCGTCGCCATCGGGCTGGGGCCGTTCAACCTGGGCCTGGCCTGCCTGGCCGAGCCCATCGCGGAGCTCGACGGCGTGTTCCTGGAGGCGCGGCCCGGCTTCGCCTGGCACCCCGGGATGATGCTCGACGGCGTGACGCTGCAGACGCCGTTCATGGCCGACCTCGTCACGCTGGCCGACCCGACCTCGCCCTACTCCTTCCTCAACTACCTGAAGGAGACCGGCAGGCTCTATCCCTTCTATATCCGCGAGAGCTTCTACGCGCTCCGCGCCGAATACGACGCCTACTGCCGATGGGCCGCCGCACGGCTGCGCAGTGTCCGCTTCGGCCACCGGGTGACCTCGGTGACGTACGACGAGGCCGACGGGCACTACGTCGTACGCGCGGTCACCGACGGCGGCGCGGAGACCGAGCACCGTGAGACCGAGCACAGGGCCCCCCATCTCGTGCTCGGCACCGGCACCCCGCCGTACGTGCCGGAGGCCTGCCGCGGCCTCGGCGGCGACCTCGTCCACACCGCCGGTTATCTCGACGCCAAGGCCGCGCTGCAGGCGAAGGAGAGCATCGCGATCGTCGGCAGCGGGCAGAGCGCCGCGGAGATCTACCGCGACCTGCTGGCCGACGTCGACACGCGCGGCTACCGGCTCACCTGGGTGACCAGGTCGCCGCGGTTCTTCCCGCTGGAATACACCAAGCTGACCCTGGAGATGACCTCGCCGGAGTACGTGGACTACTTCCACGCGCTGCCCGAGGACACCCGCTATCGCCTCGAAAGCGAGCAGAAGGGCCTCTACAAGGGCATCGACGCCGCGCTGATCGACGAGATCTTCGATCTGCTCTACGCCAAGACCGCCGGCGGCCCGATCCCCACCCGGCTGCTGACCTGCACCGAGCTGCGCGAGGCGGCGTACGACGCGGGCCGGGGCGAATACACGCTCGGGCTGCGCCACGTGGAGCAGGAGCGCGACTTCACGCTCGTCACCCAGGGGCTCGTGCTGGCCACCGGCTACCGCTACGAGCCCCCCGCCTTCCTCGACCCCGTACGCGACCGGATCCGGTGGGACCGGCACGGCCGCTTCGACGTGGCCAGGAACTACAGCATCGACGTCACCGGCCGGGGGATCTTCCTGCAGAACGGCGCCACCCACGCCCACAGCGTGACCTCGCCCGACCTCGGCATGGGCCCCTACCGCAACTCGTGGATCATCGCCCAGATCCTCGGCCGGGAGCACTACCCCATCGAGAAGACCATCGCCTTCCAGGATTTCGGCGCGCCCGAGGGCGTGATCGCATGAGTGACGTCCTGTTCCGCCGCACCGACGGGCAGGTCGGCGAGCTCGCCGTACGCCGCCTCGATCCGGAGGCCGACGCGGTGACCGTGCACCTGTGGGTCACCCATCCCAAGGCCGTGTTCTGGATGATGCAGGACGCCGACGTCGCCCGCGTGGAGAAGGAGTACCGCGAGATCGTCGAGCACCCGCACCGCGACGCGTACCTGGGGCTGGTGAACGGCCGCCCGGCCTTCCTGGCCGAGCGCTACGACCCCGCCCGGGTCGAGCTGGCGGGCCTCTACGACGCCGAGGAGGGCGACGTCGGCATGCACTTCCTGTGCGCGCCCGCCGAGACCCCGATCCACGGCTTCACCCTCGCCGTGATCACCACGGTCATGGAGCTGCTGTTCGCCGATCCCGCGACCCGGCGGGTGGTGGTCGAGCCCGACGTACGCAACACGGCGGTGCACGCGCTCAACGCGGCCGTCGGCTTCGAGGTCGTCGGAACGATCGCCAAGCCGGAGAAGGACGCCCTGCTGAGCGTCTGCACCCGGGAGAGGTTCCGCGCGGCGGCCCGGGAGGTGCACGCGTGAACTCGTCAGCGGCGGCCCCCATGACGGCGAATCCCGTGGCGGCACACGACCCCATGGCCGCGGTCGCGCATCTCACCCCCGCCACCTGGGAGAAGGCCAACCGGCGGCTGGTGCGCAAGGCGCTCGCCGAGTTCGCCCACGAGCGGCTGCTCACCCCGCGGCCGCTCGGCGACGGGCGGTACGCCGTGCGCGGGCCGGGCGGGGTGGAGTATCGGTTCACCGCCGCGGTCCTGTCCCTCGACCACTGGCACATCGGCGAGGTCACCCGCCACGGGCCCGATGGCGAGCCACTGCCGCTCGACGCGCTGGAGTTCGTCACCGAGATGCGCGGCCCGCTCGGGCTGAGCGACGCGATCCTCCCCGTCTACCTGGAGGAGATCACCTCCACGCTGGCGAGCCTCGCGTACAAGCTGAGCCGCCCGCCGGTCGGCGCGGCCGAGCTGGCGAAGGCGGGCTTCCAGGACATCGAGGCCGCCATGACCGAGGGCCACCCGTGCTTCGTGGCCAACAGCGGCCGGATCGGTTATGGCATAGACGACCACCACCGCTACGCCCCCGAGGCCGCCGCGCCCGTACGGCTGATCTGGCTGGCCGCCCACCGCGACCACACCACGTTCACCTGCTCGCGCGACATCGACTACGAACGGCTCATGCGGGGCGAGCTGGGCGAGGAGGTCCTGGCCCGCTTCGCGGGCACGCTGGCCGGCCTGGGGCTCGACATGGCCGACTATCTGCTCGTGCCGGTGCACCCCTGGCAGTGGTGGAACCGGATCGCCGTGACGTTCGCGGCGGACGTCGCCGAGCGGCGGCTGGTCTGCCTGGGCCCCGGCGACGACGAGCACCTCGCGCAGCAGTCGGTGCGCACGTTCTTCAACGCGAGCGAGCCGTCCCGGCACTACGTCAAGACCGCCCTTTCGGTGCTGAACATGGGCTTCGTGCGCGGCCTGTCGGCGGCGTACATGGAGGGCACCCCGGCGATCAACGACTGGCTCGCCGACCTGATCGCGGACGACGAGGTCCTCCGCACGACCCGCCTGACGATCATCCGCGAGCGGGCGGCCGTCGGCTATCGCAACCGCCGGTTCGAGGCGGCCACCGACCGCCACTCGCCCTACCGCAAGATGCTGGCGGCGCTGTGGCGGGAGAGCCCGGTCGCGGGCCTGGAGCCGGGCAGGCGCCTGGCCACCATGGCCTCCCTGCTCCACACGGACCAGGACGGCCGGTCGTTCGCGGCGGCGCTGATCGAGCAGTCGGGCCTCGCCCCCGAGGTGTGGCTGCGGCGCTACCTCGACGCCTACCTCGTGCCGCTGCTGCACGCCTTCTACGCGTACGACCTGGCGTTCATGCCGCACGGCGAGAACGTCATCCTGGTCCTGAACGGCGGCGCGGTGGAACGGGTGATCTTCAAGGACATCGCCGAGGAGATCGTGGTGATGGACCCGCACGCGGAGCTGCCGCCCGAGGCCCGGCGGATCCGCGCCGAGGTGCCCGAGGAGCACCGGCTGCTGTCGATCTTCACCGACGTCTTCGACTGCTTCCTGCGGTTCCTCAACGCGGTGCTCGCCACGGACGGCGTGCTCGACGAGGACGCCTTCTGGCGGACCGTCGCCGAGTGCGCGACGGCCTACCAGCGGTCGGTCCCTCACCTCGCGGAGCGGTTCCGGCGCTACGACCTGTTCGCGGAGACGTTCGCCCTGTCGTGCCTCAACCGCCTGCAACTGCGCGACAACCGGCAGATGGTGGACCTGACCGACCCGTCGGCGGCACTGCAGATGGCCGGCGAGCTGGTCAACCCCATCGCCCGATTCGCTCCGGTTCGTCGTGAGGGCGGAGCGGTTACGCGGGCGCGTACGTGAGGCAGTCGGCCTCGTCCAGGGAGTAGCCGATGTCGATGCCGGGCGCCTGGCACTCCAGCGACACGTTGTGCTGGCAGTCGGAAATCTTGCAGGCGCCCACCCGGCCCACGGTCTGCTGGTCGCCCCCCGGTGTGGGTGCGGTGAAGAACGTGTCGCAGTGCGCGTGGGACACGTCCCCGACCGTGATGGCGGTGGCGTGGCAGGTGCCGTCGCGGTTGTACGCGCACGAGGTGGCCTGGCAACGGTTGACTACGGGCATTTCCATGGGCGGCTGCTCCCTCTGACGATCGTGGCTTTCGTCCTGGCTCATACCGCCTTCGACCAGGTCGGCAATCTCCACCGAGATCCCAGACTCGGCCAAGCCACGCCAGGGGACACAGCAGTTTGGTGCAGCAGCTCCTCGGCCAGGGCGAGGAGCTGCAGGGCGGTCGGGTCGGCGGCCCCGCCGTCGCGTGGCACCCGGGGCGGAGATGCGTTGCAGCAGCACGTGGACGTCGTCGCCGCCGCGGCCGGAAGGCGGTGCAGGCCGCCACCTAAACTGGGACGCACTCGTGCGGGATCCGCTCCCCTTGGCGACCGTCGTACGGACCCGTGATCAGGCCGGGCGGCGGGCCCGGCCGCAAACGGGCCGCGAAACGGGCCGCGAAACGGGCCGCGAAACGGGCGCAGAACGAACGCGGGGCGGGTGGCAGGCCGGGTGGTGAGGAGGACGGTGTGAGCCGGCGCGTACGCGGCGATCGGGAAGAGGCGGATCTGCCGGTCGACCCCGACGTGGACCTCCGGCATGCACCGGACCCGTTCCGCACGCCCGCGCCCCCGGCTCGCGGCCGGACCTGGGATGTCCTCGCGGTGATCGCCCTCGGCGGCGGAGCCGGCGCCGTGGCCAGATATCTGGTCGGCCAGGCCTTCCCCGGGCCGCCCACCGGGTTTCCCTGGGGGACGTTCCTCATCAACGTCACCGGCTGCTTCGCGCTCGGGCTCCTGATGGTCTTCGTCCTGGACGTCTGGCCGCCGAGCCGCTACGTCCGGCCGTTCTTCGGGGTCGGCGTCCTCGGCGGGTTCACGACGTTCTCCACCTTCAGCGTGGAGATCGTCGACAGGGTGTCGCGCGGCGCGGGGGTGGTGGCCGGTGCGTACGCCGCGGCGAGCCTGGTCGCCGGACTGGTCGCGGTCTGGTGCGGCATCGTCCTCGCCCGCACCCTGGCGGGCCTCCCCGTACGGCGAGGCGGGAGGAAGGGCGAATGAGACTGCAGGGGCCCGCGCAGCGGCTGACGATCCTGATCGGCGAGAGCGACCAGTATCGGCACCGGCCGCTGTACACCGAGATCGTGCACCGGGCGAGGGCGATGGGCCTGGCGGGGGCGAGCGTGTTCCGGGGCATCGAGGGCTTCGGCGCGTCCTCGCGCATCCACACGAGCCGCCTGCTGTCGCTCAGCGAGGACCTGCCCGTCGCCGTCGTCATCGTGGACATCCCGGAGAAGATCACTGCGTTCCTGGCGGAACTGGACGAGCTGGTGACCGAGGGCCTGGTGGTCGTCGATCCCGTGGAGGTCTACCGCTACGTCGGGCGTGAGGCGGGGCGGGCCGAGTCGTGACCCTGCTGCTCGTCTTCCTCGGCGGCATCGTCGGCGCCCCCGCCCGTTATCTCCTCGACCGCCTGGTGCAGCGCCTGCACGACAGCGTGTTCCCGTGGGGCACGCTGTCGGTCAACCTGTCCGGGGCGTTCGTGCTCGGGCTGCTGTTCGGCGCCCACGACCACCTCGGGCTGCCCACCGCCATGCTCACCCTGCTCGGCACCGGCTTCTGCGGTGCGTTCACGACGTTCAGCACGTTCGGCTTCGAGACCGTACGGCTGCTGGAGGAGGGCTCGGTGCTGGAGGCCGGGCTCAACGCGCTCGGCAGCCTGGTCTTCGGCGTCCTCGCCGCGGCCGCCGGATTCGCGCTGGCCGCCCTCCTCGCCTGACCCGACCCGGCCGCGCGCTTCCCTGAGACCGGCCGCGCTGTTTCCCCAAGACCGCCCGGTCGTGCTGCTCCCCCTGAGACCGGCCGCGCTCCCCCTAAGACTGGCCGGCCGCGTTGCTTCCTGAGACCGGCCGCGTTGCTTCCTGAGACCGGCCGCGTTGCTTCCTGAGACCGGCCGCGTTGCTTTCCCGGGACCGCCCGGCCGTGCTCCTTGCCCGGGACGGCCCCCGGCCGCCCCGCGTGTGGAGGAGCGGGGCGGCGCGTCTCGGACGGCCGACGGCGTCAGCGGTGCCGGGTCATCGCGACGATGGGGATCACTTCGCCAGGAAGGCGAGGAGCGCGTCGGTGACCTCCTGGGCGTGGGTCCACAGCAGACCGTGCGGGGCGCCCTCGATCTCGACGTACTCCGCCTGGGGGAGCGCCCGGTGGAACGGGCGGCCGGTGGACTCGATGGGCAGGATGCGGTCGGCGGTGCCGTGCACGATGAGCGCCGGAACGTCGATCTTGGGGATGTCGGCCCGGAAGTCCGTCGTCCAGGTGGGGACGACCGCG
This region includes:
- a CDS encoding ABC transporter substrate-binding protein, which encodes MRYLNSPMPRRGFFAAGGAAVLTLALAACGSSDPAPSSAGQSAKSWSFVDDRKETVTAAAVPSRIVAFTGTAAALVDYGLQDKIVGVFGETKRADGSPEPQAGDLDVNKVTILGNVWGEFNIEKYAALRPDLLVTHMYDPGALWYVPDESKDKIVKLAPTVAVSVARVPMTEPIERYAALAESLGADLGAPKVTEAKARFEAAAESVRKAVADNPGIKVLAASGSPDVLYVSNPEVNTDLMYFAQLGVEIVKPDKPGDGGYYENLSWENADKYDADLILLDNRSTALQPKDLTSKPSWAKLPAVKAGQIIGWDPVPRFSYAGAAPILEGLATAIRNAEKLG
- a CDS encoding aspartate aminotransferase family protein, with amino-acid sequence MTSPHAGTVRPYLFNDRTVEGYRRAMTEATARVADRIRRADRPFSGVSPERLAPEIAAIDLERPLHDHAAALDELERVYLRDAVYFHHPRYLAHLNCPVVIPALLGEAVLSAVNSSLDTWDQSAGGTLIERRLIDWTAGRIGFGPAADGVFTSGGTQSNLHALLLAREEARTEAPPARLRVITSEAGHFSVRKAADLLGLGPDAVVTVETDGERRMRPAALARELDRCHRAGQVVMAVVATAGTTDFGSIDPLPEIAALCEAAGVWLHVDAAYGCGLLVSRRRRHLLDGIERADSVTVDFHKSFFQPVSSSAVLVRDGAMLRHAAHHADYLNPRRMAERGIPNQVDKSLQTTRRFDALKLWLTLRIMGPDAVGELFDEVVDRAAEAYDLIAADPRFEIVTRSPLSTLVFRYLPPDGPRHGGLGRKLADDANLYAREALAASGEAVVAGTTVDGRHYLKLTLLNPETTLDDVAHVLDLLAGHAQRYVDDLAPLTEEVTHVCS
- a CDS encoding lysine N(6)-hydroxylase/L-ornithine N(5)-oxygenase family protein encodes the protein MSAHDFVAIGLGPFNLGLACLAEPIAELDGVFLEARPGFAWHPGMMLDGVTLQTPFMADLVTLADPTSPYSFLNYLKETGRLYPFYIRESFYALRAEYDAYCRWAAARLRSVRFGHRVTSVTYDEADGHYVVRAVTDGGAETEHRETEHRAPHLVLGTGTPPYVPEACRGLGGDLVHTAGYLDAKAALQAKESIAIVGSGQSAAEIYRDLLADVDTRGYRLTWVTRSPRFFPLEYTKLTLEMTSPEYVDYFHALPEDTRYRLESEQKGLYKGIDAALIDEIFDLLYAKTAGGPIPTRLLTCTELREAAYDAGRGEYTLGLRHVEQERDFTLVTQGLVLATGYRYEPPAFLDPVRDRIRWDRHGRFDVARNYSIDVTGRGIFLQNGATHAHSVTSPDLGMGPYRNSWIIAQILGREHYPIEKTIAFQDFGAPEGVIA
- a CDS encoding GNAT family N-acetyltransferase, yielding MSDVLFRRTDGQVGELAVRRLDPEADAVTVHLWVTHPKAVFWMMQDADVARVEKEYREIVEHPHRDAYLGLVNGRPAFLAERYDPARVELAGLYDAEEGDVGMHFLCAPAETPIHGFTLAVITTVMELLFADPATRRVVVEPDVRNTAVHALNAAVGFEVVGTIAKPEKDALLSVCTRERFRAAAREVHA
- a CDS encoding IucA/IucC family siderophore biosynthesis protein, with the protein product MTANPVAAHDPMAAVAHLTPATWEKANRRLVRKALAEFAHERLLTPRPLGDGRYAVRGPGGVEYRFTAAVLSLDHWHIGEVTRHGPDGEPLPLDALEFVTEMRGPLGLSDAILPVYLEEITSTLASLAYKLSRPPVGAAELAKAGFQDIEAAMTEGHPCFVANSGRIGYGIDDHHRYAPEAAAPVRLIWLAAHRDHTTFTCSRDIDYERLMRGELGEEVLARFAGTLAGLGLDMADYLLVPVHPWQWWNRIAVTFAADVAERRLVCLGPGDDEHLAQQSVRTFFNASEPSRHYVKTALSVLNMGFVRGLSAAYMEGTPAINDWLADLIADDEVLRTTRLTIIRERAAVGYRNRRFEAATDRHSPYRKMLAALWRESPVAGLEPGRRLATMASLLHTDQDGRSFAAALIEQSGLAPEVWLRRYLDAYLVPLLHAFYAYDLAFMPHGENVILVLNGGAVERVIFKDIAEEIVVMDPHAELPPEARRIRAEVPEEHRLLSIFTDVFDCFLRFLNAVLATDGVLDEDAFWRTVAECATAYQRSVPHLAERFRRYDLFAETFALSCLNRLQLRDNRQMVDLTDPSAALQMAGELVNPIARFAPVRREGGAVTRART
- a CDS encoding DUF1540 domain-containing protein — translated: MEMPVVNRCQATSCAYNRDGTCHATAITVGDVSHAHCDTFFTAPTPGGDQQTVGRVGACKISDCQHNVSLECQAPGIDIGYSLDEADCLTYAPA
- the crcB gene encoding fluoride efflux transporter CrcB, with the protein product MSRRVRGDREEADLPVDPDVDLRHAPDPFRTPAPPARGRTWDVLAVIALGGGAGAVARYLVGQAFPGPPTGFPWGTFLINVTGCFALGLLMVFVLDVWPPSRYVRPFFGVGVLGGFTTFSTFSVEIVDRVSRGAGVVAGAYAAASLVAGLVAVWCGIVLARTLAGLPVRRGGRKGE
- a CDS encoding DUF190 domain-containing protein codes for the protein MRLQGPAQRLTILIGESDQYRHRPLYTEIVHRARAMGLAGASVFRGIEGFGASSRIHTSRLLSLSEDLPVAVVIVDIPEKITAFLAELDELVTEGLVVVDPVEVYRYVGREAGRAES
- the crcB gene encoding fluoride efflux transporter CrcB, with the protein product MTLLLVFLGGIVGAPARYLLDRLVQRLHDSVFPWGTLSVNLSGAFVLGLLFGAHDHLGLPTAMLTLLGTGFCGAFTTFSTFGFETVRLLEEGSVLEAGLNALGSLVFGVLAAAAGFALAALLA